A section of the Cryobacterium soli genome encodes:
- a CDS encoding ABC transporter substrate-binding protein, translated as MRARYVLPALAAAAALMLTGCVDNSTPATSGSDASTAPAIAKDDAAAALVPAEVADTGKLVIGTDPTYAPNEFKNEAGEPIGWGVEIASGIAAKLGLEPEFQVAKFDNIIPSVSGGKADMGSSSFTDTVEREQQVDFVNYYTAGIQWASQAGKDVDPNNACGLKVAVQATTYEDTDEVPAKSDACVAAGKPAIEKLKFDTQDAATNAVVLGQADALSADSPVTLYAISQTGDKLQPAGETFDVAPYGMVVAKGSELSKAIQAALQSMVDDGSYTAILDQWGVADGGIDEITINAAANG; from the coding sequence ATGCGCGCTAGATACGTACTCCCCGCCCTCGCCGCCGCTGCGGCCCTGATGCTCACCGGATGCGTCGACAACTCGACGCCCGCGACATCCGGGTCCGACGCCAGTACGGCCCCCGCAATCGCAAAGGACGACGCCGCGGCGGCGCTGGTGCCCGCCGAGGTCGCCGACACCGGCAAACTCGTCATCGGCACCGACCCGACCTACGCCCCCAACGAGTTCAAGAACGAGGCCGGCGAGCCGATCGGCTGGGGCGTCGAGATCGCCAGCGGCATCGCCGCCAAGCTCGGTCTCGAGCCCGAGTTCCAGGTCGCCAAGTTCGACAACATCATCCCGAGCGTCTCCGGCGGCAAGGCCGACATGGGCTCGTCGTCGTTCACCGATACCGTCGAGCGCGAGCAGCAGGTCGACTTCGTCAACTACTACACCGCCGGCATCCAGTGGGCTTCCCAGGCTGGTAAAGACGTCGACCCCAACAACGCCTGCGGCCTGAAGGTCGCCGTGCAGGCCACCACCTACGAGGACACCGACGAGGTACCCGCCAAGAGCGACGCCTGCGTTGCCGCCGGCAAGCCCGCCATCGAGAAGCTCAAGTTCGACACCCAGGACGCCGCGACCAACGCCGTGGTGCTCGGCCAGGCCGACGCGCTCAGCGCCGACTCGCCGGTCACGCTCTACGCCATCTCGCAGACCGGCGACAAGCTGCAGCCGGCGGGCGAGACCTTCGACGTGGCCCCGTACGGCATGGTCGTCGCCAAGGGCTCCGAGCTCTCGAAGGCCATCCAGGCCGCCCTTCAGTCCATGGTCGACGACGGCAGCTACACGGCGATCCTCGATCAGTGGGGCGTCGCGGACGGCGGCATCGACGAGATCACGATCAACGCGGCCGCGAACGGTTAA
- a CDS encoding amino acid ABC transporter permease codes for MSTTNVNEPAAATPPRGEPAPSEPIKAIRLRHPWRLVFAVLLVAIFAWFVVDAAFRPAYDWPSVGKYLFDRRISMAALVTIELTVFSMVIAIILGVILAVMRLSPNPVVKSVAWFYLWIFRGTPVYVQLTIWGLISLIYTSIDIGLPFMTPWISFSTNAALNTFTLAVIGLALNEAAYMAEIVRAGLLSVDKGQEEASVALGMSWSQTMTRVILPQSMRVIIPPTGNEVISMLKTTSLVTAVPFSLELFTRSRDISAETFNPIPLLIVASIWYLFFTSILMVGQYFLEKRFSRGVGDRQTDKNDVGTGTGVITGVVPVVGAGQPTVIAPPKTDNPGAPGDGGAR; via the coding sequence GTGAGCACCACGAACGTGAACGAACCCGCGGCGGCGACCCCGCCGCGTGGCGAACCCGCACCCAGTGAGCCGATCAAGGCCATCCGGCTGCGGCACCCATGGCGCCTCGTGTTCGCCGTGCTCCTGGTGGCGATCTTCGCGTGGTTCGTCGTGGATGCGGCCTTCCGCCCGGCCTACGACTGGCCGTCGGTAGGCAAGTACCTCTTCGACCGGCGCATCTCGATGGCCGCGCTGGTCACGATCGAGCTGACGGTGTTCTCGATGGTGATCGCCATCATCCTCGGCGTGATCCTGGCCGTGATGCGGCTGTCGCCGAATCCGGTGGTCAAGAGCGTGGCCTGGTTCTACCTGTGGATCTTCCGCGGCACCCCGGTGTACGTGCAGCTGACCATCTGGGGCCTGATCTCGCTGATCTACACGAGCATCGACATCGGCCTGCCGTTCATGACGCCGTGGATCTCGTTCAGCACCAATGCGGCATTGAACACCTTTACACTGGCCGTCATCGGTCTGGCGCTGAACGAGGCCGCGTACATGGCCGAGATCGTGCGTGCAGGACTGCTCTCGGTCGACAAGGGCCAGGAAGAGGCCTCGGTCGCCCTGGGCATGAGCTGGTCGCAGACGATGACCCGGGTCATCCTGCCGCAGTCGATGCGGGTGATCATCCCGCCGACCGGCAACGAGGTGATCTCGATGCTGAAAACCACCTCGCTGGTCACGGCCGTGCCGTTCAGCCTCGAGCTGTTCACCCGGTCGCGGGACATCTCGGCCGAGACCTTCAACCCGATCCCGCTGCTCATCGTGGCGTCGATCTGGTACCTGTTCTTCACCTCGATCCTCATGGTGGGCCAGTACTTCCTGGAGAAGCGCTTCTCCCGTGGGGTGGGCGACCGGCAGACCGACAAGAACGACGTGGGTACCGGCACCGGCGTCATCACGGGCGTGGTGCCCGTGGTGGGCGCGGGCCAGCCGACCGTGATCGCGCCGCCGAAGACCGACAATCCGGGTGCGCCCGGCGACGGGGGAGCACGATGA
- a CDS encoding amino acid ABC transporter ATP-binding protein, with amino-acid sequence MVLAEQVTKSFGSHEVLKGITLEVKRGEVMCLVGPSGSGKSTFLRCINHLEVLSAGRLSVDGELIGYREANGKLYEMAPKEAAKQRRDIGMVFQRFNLFPHMTALQNVMEAPMRVKGLPKAKVESSARDLLARVGLADRADYYPAHLSGGQQQRVAIARALAMEPKLMLFDEPTSALDPELVGEVLDVMKGLAKEGMTMIVVTHEMGFAREVADSLVFMDAGVVVESGLPSEVLANPRHARTQAFLSKVL; translated from the coding sequence ATGGTGCTGGCCGAGCAGGTGACCAAGAGCTTCGGCTCGCACGAGGTGCTCAAGGGCATCACGCTCGAGGTGAAGCGCGGCGAGGTGATGTGCCTGGTCGGACCCTCGGGCTCCGGCAAGTCCACGTTCCTGCGCTGCATCAACCACCTCGAGGTGCTCTCGGCCGGCCGGCTCAGCGTGGACGGCGAGCTGATCGGCTACCGCGAGGCCAACGGCAAGCTCTACGAAATGGCGCCGAAGGAAGCCGCGAAGCAGCGCCGGGACATCGGCATGGTGTTCCAGCGGTTCAACCTGTTCCCGCACATGACCGCTCTGCAGAACGTCATGGAGGCGCCGATGCGCGTCAAGGGCTTGCCCAAGGCGAAGGTCGAGTCGAGCGCGCGTGACCTGCTGGCCCGGGTGGGCCTGGCCGACCGTGCCGACTACTACCCGGCGCACCTCTCCGGTGGCCAGCAGCAGCGAGTGGCGATCGCCCGGGCGCTGGCCATGGAACCCAAGCTGATGCTCTTCGACGAGCCCACCAGCGCGCTCGACCCCGAACTCGTCGGCGAGGTGCTCGACGTGATGAAGGGCCTGGCCAAGGAGGGCATGACCATGATCGTGGTGACCCACGAGATGGGCTTCGCCCGCGAGGTGGCCGACTCCCTGGTGTTCATGGACGCCGGCGTCGTCGTCGAATCGGGCCTCCCCTCGGAGGTCCTGGCCAACCCGCGGCACGCCCGCACCCAGGCGTTCCTCTCCAAGGTGCTCTAG
- a CDS encoding IS481 family transposase: MTHANAALTPRHRLRIARLIIDDGWTVAAAAKYFHVSWPTANRWATRYEAMGAAGVEDRSSRPHVSPTKTSQELVRKIGHLRWKQRLGPVGIAAKLGMPASTVHAVLVRCRINKLHHIDKRTGEVIRRYEHPYPGSMIHVDVTKFGNIPDGGGHRFVGRVQGSKNRITTPGAAVNKYHNRNVGKAFVHTVIDDHSRVAYAEIHTDETADTAVEVLKRAVSWFADRGVTVERVLSDNGSAYRSHHWRDTCAQLGIAPKKTRPYRPQTNGKIERFHRTLAEGWAFRRMYSTESARRNALPGWLHEYNHHRPHTAIGGHPPISRLTYVPGQYI, translated from the coding sequence ATGACCCACGCTAATGCTGCCCTGACCCCGCGTCACCGATTACGGATTGCGCGCCTGATAATCGACGACGGCTGGACCGTCGCGGCGGCGGCGAAGTACTTCCACGTGTCTTGGCCGACCGCGAACCGGTGGGCCACCCGGTATGAGGCGATGGGCGCTGCCGGCGTCGAGGACCGTTCCTCCCGTCCGCACGTGAGCCCGACGAAAACGTCGCAAGAGCTGGTGCGAAAGATCGGGCACCTGCGGTGGAAACAGCGCCTGGGACCGGTCGGGATCGCCGCGAAGCTGGGTATGCCGGCATCGACGGTGCATGCAGTGTTGGTGCGCTGCCGGATCAATAAACTGCACCACATCGACAAGCGCACCGGCGAAGTGATTCGCCGTTACGAGCACCCCTACCCCGGATCGATGATCCACGTGGATGTGACGAAGTTTGGCAATATTCCTGATGGTGGCGGGCATCGCTTCGTCGGCCGGGTCCAAGGCAGCAAGAACCGCATCACAACTCCTGGGGCAGCGGTCAACAAATACCACAACCGCAATGTGGGCAAGGCGTTCGTGCATACCGTCATCGACGACCATTCCCGGGTCGCCTACGCAGAGATCCACACTGACGAGACAGCCGACACTGCTGTTGAGGTGCTGAAGCGGGCAGTGTCCTGGTTTGCCGACCGTGGCGTGACCGTCGAGCGCGTCCTGTCGGATAACGGCAGCGCATACCGGTCACATCACTGGCGCGACACGTGCGCGCAGCTGGGCATCGCCCCGAAGAAGACCCGGCCCTACCGGCCGCAGACCAACGGCAAGATCGAACGCTTCCACCGCACCCTCGCCGAGGGCTGGGCGTTCCGGCGGATGTATTCAACCGAGTCCGCGCGCCGCAACGCTCTGCCCGGCTGGTTGCATGAATACAATCACCACAGGCCCCACACGGCCATCGGAGGACACCCACCCATCAGCCGATTAACCTACGTGCCTGGGCAGTACATCTAG
- a CDS encoding DoxX family protein → MNIAIWIITGLLALAFIAAGIMKVAQPRAKLAASGMAWTNDYSDAGVKLVGLAELLGGLGLILPAVTGIAPILVPIAAAALTVIMIGAVVWHVRAGDGAKETMPSVILGILALVVAITRFGPWAF, encoded by the coding sequence ATGAACATCGCCATCTGGATCATCACCGGCCTGCTCGCCCTCGCCTTCATCGCCGCCGGCATCATGAAGGTCGCCCAGCCGCGCGCCAAGCTCGCCGCCAGCGGCATGGCCTGGACCAACGACTACTCGGATGCCGGCGTCAAGCTCGTGGGTCTCGCCGAACTGCTCGGTGGCCTCGGCCTGATCCTCCCCGCGGTCACCGGTATCGCCCCGATCCTGGTGCCCATCGCCGCGGCCGCCCTCACCGTGATCATGATCGGCGCGGTCGTCTGGCACGTGCGTGCCGGCGATGGCGCGAAGGAGACCATGCCCAGCGTGATCCTCGGCATCCTGGCCCTCGTCGTGGCCATCACCCGCTTCGGCCCCTGGGCGTTCTAG
- a CDS encoding MarR family winged helix-turn-helix transcriptional regulator, with amino-acid sequence MAEPEWLTPVEHDAWMALAEVLFRLPAGLESQLQRDAGLAMADYMVLVMLSERDDHCMRMSELASSASTSQSRLSRIVARLEAAGYVTREMAADDRRAVIATLTESGLAKLVAAAPGHVAQVRKLVFDRLTPAQVLSLTDIARSLAHPDDSEACDGAP; translated from the coding sequence ATGGCTGAACCGGAGTGGCTGACCCCCGTGGAGCACGACGCCTGGATGGCCCTCGCGGAGGTGCTGTTCCGGCTCCCCGCCGGGCTCGAGTCGCAGTTGCAGCGGGACGCCGGGCTGGCCATGGCGGACTACATGGTGCTCGTGATGCTCTCCGAACGGGACGACCACTGCATGCGCATGAGTGAGCTCGCATCATCCGCCAGCACGTCGCAGTCGCGGCTGTCACGCATCGTGGCCCGGCTCGAGGCCGCGGGCTACGTGACCCGAGAGATGGCGGCGGATGACCGGCGCGCGGTGATCGCGACCCTCACCGAGTCGGGTCTGGCCAAGCTCGTCGCCGCAGCGCCCGGCCACGTGGCCCAAGTGCGCAAGCTCGTCTTCGACCGCCTGACGCCGGCCCAGGTGCTCTCCCTCACCGACATCGCGCGCTCCCTCGCCCACCCCGACGATTCCGAAGCCTGCGACGGGGCCCCCTAA
- the hrpA gene encoding ATP-dependent RNA helicase HrpA: MIPVTITFPPELPISQRRDDIARAIRDNQVVIVAGSTGSGKTTQLPKICLELGRESIGHTQPRRLAARTIAERIAEELGQEVGELVGYQVRFTDRVGADTRIKLMTDGILLNEIHRDRMLRKYDTIIIDEAHERSLNIDFLLGYLQQLLPQRPDLKLIITSATIDPASFAKHFAAADGTPAPIIEVSGRTYPVEIRYRPLVAEAAIDDDDELSDAAPSVDRDYIEGISAALDELERESNGDVLVFLSGETEIRDAADALQGKFAGGDRTSPTEVLPLYGRLSSADQHRVFQPSTVAGVRRRIILATNVAETSLTVPGIRYVIDAGTARISRYSVRSKVQRLPIEAIAQASANQRSGRSGRTSDGIAIRLYSEEDFTRRPEYTEPEILRTNLAAVILQMISLGLGDIAQFPFLTPPDSRNIKDGLDLLTELGAVKAVVAPTGTPTEDPSQAGGRSGRDGGRGRGGRDGGRGGQGGRMAVTAGTHSLTRVGQQLAQLPIDPRFGRMVIESKVQGTSREVMAIVAGLTIQDVRERPLERRGSADEKHARFADPTSDFLSLLNLWNYLETQQKELGSSAFRRLCKNEYLNYLRVREWQDVYKQLRQLAKPLGLHIGDPAVNPDGIHRSMLSGLLSHIGLKDVAKKDYIGARQQRFVLFPGSALAKKQPNAVMSAELVETSRLFARMNAVVDPAWAEQLAGDLCKRSYSEPHWEKKQGAVVAYERVTLYGVPIVPRRRVQFSRVDPAYARELFIRHALVDGEWDLDRVDQRVTAFDRANTALRKELAELEERTRRRDILFDDEAVFEFYHRRIPAEVHSTRTFETWWRVARAATPDLLTMTAEALVPEDAPEIDESLFPPSWQQRDQRFALSYRFEPGAEDDGVTVQVPLALLARVSPTGFDWQVPGLRADLVTSLIKSLPKAIRRNVVPAADWAVRLLAELPEAPGVVRSSVEPVETPHGASNRSNTHGDSSDPSFAETLAALIQRLTYVPVTVRDFDLTRVPAHLRMTFRVVDERGKSVASGKDLGELQRRLGNKVRESVAKASAAVPTNAIERSGLTTWDFVELPRFIDTKQGDNTIRGYPTLIDDGTSVSIRMMSTVDEQARTLPNGVRRLLLLATASPVAYVQQHLKGGEKLSLATSPYRSTQALFDDCLAAAVDDVLYRVRPDGQVFMKAEFDSIRDRVSGVVMDSMFETVGLVARILTASRAADKALKASTSMALLAALTDAREQLNGLVYPGFVSATGLAQLRHLPRYLGGITARIEKLLDNPNRDRVWMNEVQSATAKFTDAGGRIPLPETAAPNLVRARWMIEELRISLFAQELRAAESVSLQRIQKVLAS; encoded by the coding sequence ATGATTCCCGTCACAATCACCTTCCCGCCCGAGTTGCCGATCAGCCAGCGCCGCGACGACATCGCGCGCGCCATCCGCGACAACCAGGTCGTGATCGTGGCCGGGTCCACCGGGTCGGGCAAGACCACGCAGCTGCCCAAGATCTGCCTGGAGCTCGGGCGCGAGAGTATCGGCCACACGCAGCCGCGCCGGCTCGCCGCGCGCACCATCGCCGAGCGCATCGCCGAGGAACTCGGCCAGGAGGTCGGCGAACTCGTCGGCTACCAGGTGCGCTTCACCGACCGCGTCGGCGCCGACACCCGCATCAAGCTGATGACCGACGGCATCCTGCTCAACGAGATCCACCGCGACCGGATGCTGCGCAAGTACGACACCATCATCATCGACGAGGCCCACGAGCGCAGCCTCAACATCGACTTCCTGCTCGGCTACCTGCAGCAGCTGCTCCCCCAACGGCCCGACCTCAAGCTCATCATCACCAGCGCCACCATCGACCCGGCCAGCTTCGCCAAGCACTTCGCGGCCGCCGACGGCACCCCGGCGCCCATCATCGAGGTCTCCGGCCGCACCTACCCGGTTGAGATCCGCTACCGCCCGCTCGTGGCCGAGGCCGCGATCGACGACGACGACGAGCTCTCGGATGCCGCGCCCAGCGTGGACCGCGACTACATCGAGGGCATCTCCGCCGCGCTCGACGAACTCGAGCGGGAGTCCAACGGCGACGTGCTGGTGTTCCTCTCCGGCGAGACCGAGATCCGCGACGCGGCCGACGCCCTGCAGGGCAAGTTCGCCGGCGGCGACCGCACCAGCCCCACCGAGGTGCTGCCGCTCTACGGCCGGCTCTCCTCCGCCGACCAGCACCGGGTGTTCCAGCCCTCCACCGTGGCAGGAGTGCGCCGCCGCATCATCCTCGCCACCAACGTGGCCGAGACCAGCCTCACCGTGCCGGGCATCCGTTACGTCATCGACGCCGGCACCGCCCGCATCAGCCGCTACAGCGTGCGCTCGAAGGTGCAGCGGCTGCCGATCGAGGCCATCGCCCAGGCCTCCGCCAACCAGCGCTCGGGCCGCTCCGGCCGCACCAGCGACGGCATCGCCATCCGCCTGTACAGCGAAGAAGACTTCACCCGCCGGCCCGAGTACACCGAGCCCGAGATCCTGCGCACCAACCTCGCCGCGGTCATCCTGCAGATGATCTCGCTGGGTCTGGGCGACATCGCGCAGTTCCCGTTCCTCACCCCGCCGGACTCCCGCAACATCAAGGACGGCCTCGACCTGCTCACCGAGCTCGGCGCCGTCAAGGCCGTCGTGGCTCCCACCGGCACCCCCACCGAAGACCCGAGCCAGGCCGGCGGGCGGTCCGGCCGAGACGGCGGGCGCGGGCGCGGCGGCCGTGACGGTGGCCGTGGTGGCCAGGGCGGGCGGATGGCCGTGACGGCCGGCACCCACAGCCTCACCCGGGTGGGCCAGCAGCTCGCCCAGCTGCCCATCGATCCCCGGTTCGGCCGCATGGTGATCGAGTCCAAGGTGCAGGGCACCAGCCGCGAGGTGATGGCCATCGTGGCCGGGCTCACCATCCAGGACGTGCGCGAGCGCCCGCTCGAGCGCCGCGGCTCCGCGGACGAGAAGCACGCCAGGTTCGCCGACCCCACCAGCGATTTCCTCTCGCTGCTGAACCTCTGGAACTACCTCGAGACGCAGCAGAAGGAGCTCGGCTCGAGCGCGTTCCGGCGGCTGTGCAAGAACGAGTACCTCAACTACCTGCGGGTGCGCGAGTGGCAGGACGTCTACAAGCAGCTCCGCCAGCTGGCCAAGCCGCTCGGCCTGCACATCGGCGACCCGGCCGTGAACCCCGACGGCATCCACCGGTCCATGCTCTCCGGCCTGCTCTCGCACATCGGCCTGAAGGACGTGGCCAAGAAGGATTACATCGGCGCCAGGCAGCAGCGCTTCGTGCTGTTCCCCGGCTCCGCGCTGGCCAAGAAGCAGCCCAACGCCGTGATGAGCGCCGAACTGGTGGAGACCAGCCGTCTGTTCGCCCGGATGAACGCCGTCGTCGACCCGGCCTGGGCCGAACAGCTCGCCGGCGACCTCTGCAAGCGCAGCTACTCGGAGCCACACTGGGAGAAGAAGCAGGGCGCCGTGGTTGCCTACGAGCGGGTCACCCTCTACGGCGTGCCGATCGTGCCGCGCCGCCGGGTGCAGTTCTCCCGGGTCGACCCGGCCTACGCCCGCGAGCTGTTCATCCGGCACGCCCTCGTCGACGGCGAGTGGGACCTCGACCGGGTCGACCAGCGGGTCACCGCGTTCGACCGCGCCAACACGGCCCTGCGCAAGGAACTGGCCGAGCTCGAGGAACGCACCCGGCGCCGCGACATCCTCTTCGACGACGAGGCCGTGTTCGAGTTCTACCACCGGCGCATCCCCGCCGAGGTGCACAGCACCCGCACCTTCGAGACCTGGTGGCGCGTGGCCCGCGCGGCAACGCCCGACCTGCTCACCATGACCGCCGAGGCGCTCGTGCCCGAGGATGCGCCGGAGATCGACGAGTCCCTCTTCCCGCCGTCCTGGCAGCAGCGCGACCAGCGCTTCGCGCTGAGCTACCGGTTCGAACCGGGCGCCGAAGACGACGGTGTGACCGTGCAGGTGCCGCTGGCGCTCTTGGCCCGGGTCTCCCCCACCGGGTTCGACTGGCAGGTGCCGGGCCTCCGCGCCGACCTGGTCACCTCGCTGATCAAGTCGCTGCCCAAGGCCATCCGCCGTAACGTGGTGCCCGCCGCCGACTGGGCGGTGCGCCTGCTCGCCGAATTGCCGGAAGCCCCCGGTGTCGTGCGTTCGTCGGTCGAGCCTGTCGAGACCCCGCACGGTGCCTCAAATCGCAGCAACACTCACGGTGACTCGTCCGACCCCTCCTTCGCCGAAACCCTCGCCGCACTCATCCAGCGCCTCACCTACGTGCCCGTCACCGTGCGCGACTTCGACCTCACCCGGGTGCCCGCGCACCTGCGCATGACCTTCCGGGTCGTCGACGAGCGCGGCAAGAGCGTCGCCAGCGGCAAGGACCTCGGGGAGCTGCAGCGGCGCCTGGGCAACAAGGTGCGCGAGTCCGTCGCCAAGGCCTCCGCCGCCGTACCCACGAACGCGATCGAGCGCTCGGGCCTCACCACCTGGGACTTCGTCGAGCTGCCCCGCTTCATCGACACCAAGCAGGGTGACAACACCATCCGCGGCTACCCCACCCTGATCGACGACGGCACCTCGGTGAGCATCCGCATGATGAGCACCGTCGACGAGCAGGCCCGCACGCTGCCCAATGGTGTGCGCCGGCTGCTGCTGCTGGCCACGGCCTCCCCGGTGGCCTACGTGCAGCAGCACCTCAAGGGCGGCGAGAAGCTCTCTTTGGCCACCAGCCCGTACCGTTCCACCCAGGCCCTGTTCGACGACTGCCTCGCGGCCGCCGTCGACGATGTGCTCTACAGGGTGCGGCCCGACGGCCAGGTGTTCATGAAGGCCGAATTCGACAGCATCCGCGACCGGGTCTCCGGCGTGGTGATGGACTCGATGTTCGAAACCGTCGGCCTCGTGGCCCGCATCCTCACGGCCTCGCGCGCGGCCGACAAGGCGCTCAAGGCCTCCACGAGCATGGCCCTTCTGGCCGCTCTCACGGATGCCCGCGAGCAACTGAACGGGCTGGTCTACCCCGGTTTCGTCAGTGCCACCGGCCTCGCCCAGCTGCGGCACCTGCCACGTTACCTCGGCGGCATCACGGCCCGCATCGAGAAGCTCCTCGACAACCCCAACCGCGACCGGGTGTGGATGAACGAGGTGCAGTCGGCCACAGCGAAGTTCACCGACGCGGGTGGGCGTATCCCGCTGCCGGAGACCGCGGCACCGAACCTGGTGCGGGCGCGCTGGATGATCGAGGAGCTGCGCATCAGCCTCTTCGCCCAGGAGCTGCGAGCCGCCGAGTCCGTCTCCCTGCAGCGCATCCAGAAGGTCCTCGCCTCCTAG
- a CDS encoding transcriptional regulator: MDELDPVIHASARLKITATLATLEVGDQIAFPRLQELLGMTAGNLSTHLRKLEDAGYVDVIKSHQGRTPATYLALSRTGRRAFEDYREALRDLLGESA, encoded by the coding sequence ATGGACGAACTCGACCCGGTGATCCACGCATCCGCCCGGCTCAAGATCACCGCCACCCTGGCCACACTCGAGGTGGGCGACCAGATCGCCTTCCCCCGCCTGCAGGAACTGCTCGGCATGACCGCCGGCAACCTGTCCACCCACCTGCGCAAGCTCGAAGACGCGGGCTATGTTGACGTCATCAAGTCGCACCAGGGCCGCACCCCCGCCACCTACCTGGCCCTGTCGCGCACGGGCCGGCGCGCATTCGAAGACTACCGAGAAGCCCTGCGCGACCTATTGGGAGAATCCGCATGA
- a CDS encoding ABC transporter ATP-binding protein codes for MTVLARLDHVTRRFGEVLAVDDVTLDIHSGSILGLLGPNGAGKSTVLTMLQGLRKPTTGTVTLFGGSPGDYRMRQKLGGTPQETALPPTLRVGEVIDFVGRHFDEPLSTAAVAEEFGLGDLLKRQTGALSGGQKRRLSVALAFVGQPRLVLLDEPTTGLDVDARRTLWDAVRRQHDRGATVVVTSHYLEEIEALAERVVVMGHGRVIADDTVTAVINQVSLRQVRLVTDQPDRVSGLPGVVGRDLGDNGSTTFYANDSDRLIVELVRSGIPFTDLTVRGATLEEAFLTLTGATDAATGQPARPPHDAEPLGTADPRAHTGSAPSAVPAVQKEMNR; via the coding sequence ATGACAGTCCTAGCCCGCCTCGACCACGTCACCCGCCGCTTCGGCGAGGTGCTCGCCGTCGACGACGTCACCCTCGACATCCACTCCGGCAGCATCCTGGGCCTGCTCGGGCCCAACGGCGCCGGCAAGTCCACCGTGCTCACCATGCTGCAGGGGCTCCGCAAGCCGACAACCGGCACCGTCACCCTGTTCGGCGGGTCGCCCGGCGACTACCGGATGCGCCAAAAGCTCGGCGGCACCCCGCAGGAGACCGCTCTGCCGCCGACCCTGCGGGTGGGCGAGGTCATCGACTTCGTCGGCCGGCACTTCGACGAGCCGCTGAGCACCGCGGCCGTGGCCGAGGAGTTCGGACTGGGGGACCTGCTCAAACGCCAGACCGGCGCGCTCTCCGGTGGACAGAAACGCCGGCTCAGCGTGGCGCTCGCGTTCGTGGGCCAGCCACGGCTGGTGCTGCTCGACGAACCCACCACCGGGCTCGATGTGGATGCCCGCCGCACCCTGTGGGATGCCGTGCGCCGCCAGCACGACCGCGGCGCCACCGTGGTGGTCACCAGCCACTACCTCGAGGAGATCGAGGCGCTCGCCGAACGCGTGGTGGTGATGGGGCACGGCCGGGTGATCGCCGACGACACCGTCACCGCCGTGATCAACCAGGTCTCGCTGCGGCAGGTGCGCCTGGTCACCGACCAGCCCGACCGGGTGAGCGGACTACCCGGCGTGGTCGGCCGCGACCTCGGCGACAACGGCAGCACCACCTTCTACGCCAACGACAGCGACCGGCTGATCGTGGAACTGGTGCGCTCCGGTATCCCGTTCACCGACCTCACCGTGCGCGGCGCCACCCTCGAAGAGGCGTTCCTCACCCTCACCGGGGCGACGGATGCGGCCACCGGGCAACCGGCCCGGCCCCCGCACGATGCCGAACCACTCGGCACCGCCGACCCGCGCGCCCACACCGGCTCGGCCCCGTCTGCTGTGCCCGCCGTCCAGAAGGAGATGAACCGATGA
- a CDS encoding ABC transporter permease — MSTLTPTPAGTAPGTGSRVPALGGRTGVLALTFVHARINLVETFRIPAALIGSLVFPGLSLLFFVVPQRTVADNPEFATQAVIALSVFALMSNSLFSFGLNISANREQPWDPYLRTLPVPGVSRVLGQIFSTGLMGLVSILPVIAIGALFTAAEASVLGVLGGLVALGISALPFMFIGISIGYSMSSKAAIAVVQIVMFALAFAGGLFLPPYLFADWLDTLSKLLPSRQAREFVIWAVQGGELEPWVWIGILVWTAVTFALALRLFRRDEGRRYH; from the coding sequence ATGAGCACCCTCACCCCCACCCCGGCAGGCACCGCCCCCGGAACCGGGAGCCGCGTCCCGGCACTCGGCGGGCGCACGGGCGTCCTCGCCCTCACCTTCGTGCACGCCCGCATCAACCTCGTCGAGACGTTCCGCATCCCGGCCGCCCTGATCGGGTCGCTCGTGTTCCCCGGGCTCTCTTTGCTGTTCTTCGTGGTGCCGCAGCGCACCGTCGCGGACAACCCGGAGTTCGCCACCCAGGCGGTGATCGCCCTGAGCGTGTTCGCGCTGATGTCCAACTCGCTGTTCAGCTTCGGCCTGAACATCTCGGCCAACCGGGAGCAGCCCTGGGACCCGTACCTGCGCACCCTGCCGGTGCCGGGCGTTTCCCGGGTGCTCGGCCAGATCTTCTCCACCGGGTTGATGGGGCTGGTCTCGATTCTGCCGGTGATCGCGATCGGGGCCCTGTTCACGGCGGCGGAGGCATCCGTTCTGGGCGTTCTCGGCGGGCTGGTGGCGCTGGGCATCTCGGCGCTGCCATTCATGTTCATCGGCATCTCGATCGGCTACTCGATGTCGTCCAAGGCCGCGATCGCGGTGGTGCAGATCGTGATGTTCGCCCTGGCGTTCGCGGGCGGGCTGTTCCTGCCGCCGTACCTCTTCGCCGACTGGCTCGACACGCTGTCGAAGCTCCTGCCGTCGCGGCAGGCCCGGGAGTTCGTGATCTGGGCCGTGCAGGGCGGCGAGCTCGAGCCGTGGGTGTGGATCGGCATCCTGGTCTGGACCGCCGTGACCTTCGCCCTGGCCCTGCGGCTCTTCCGCCGCGACGAGGGCCGTCGCTACCACTGA